The Glycine soja cultivar W05 chromosome 15, ASM419377v2, whole genome shotgun sequence region TTCAACAAATGGAGCAGTCCTTGCATCTGAAAACAGTGATTGATCTGTTGACAACAACCCCACTTTCCTCATAAGGTTAGTGTAATAGGTTGTGTCAAAAGTCCTAGGGGTTATGACATCAAGGTGCACCAAATCCATCACCCTTTTGCACCTTTTGCACCCTTTTGCACCAAATCCATGTGATCCTATTTTCAAACCAGAAGTAAGTTTCGGTCCCAACAACATTACAGTTATTACGACCATCTTATAAAGATGGTCCTGTGATAGATCATATTCTACCTCAAATTGTCATCTTATCCTTATATACTTTAATTCTCGTCTAATCATAAGTGATCATGTATGGTAAGATTGTgacttaataataattattttaaaagtcatatctaaaattatttgtaattagATTACAGTGCAAAAGGATTTATAATGAGAATGTATTTTAGATGCTGGATTTCAACCATGTTTGGCTACAACAGTCAAAATGATCCAAATCAAATAGGAATATTTATCTCCAAATAAACACAAAACACTCTATTTTTTCTAATGGTCCATCATATGTATCAAATGACACCTAGCAAATTAAAGTGATCCGTGATGCATGAATCAAGATGCATGTGGCCAATTCAAGTGTACCTTATTCCAAGTAAGCAAGAAACAAGCATAGGAAACACATTGCCAAATTTAAAGAGAGATTGAGATATGTGATTACCCTAACAGCACAGTCATGGAAATGAAGGCGTATGATGGCAGGGGCCAATGTAGGGTCCTTCTTAACCCAAGCTGCAACCTTTTGTGAGATGATGCCTTCAGTATCAGGACATGTTGTGTGATAGTGACCAATGGACAGCAAGGCCTCAGGGGGCAATAAGGGCTTGAATGATTTCTTAGGCACATTTCCTAGTGTAGAAAGACCATAAATGATGCTTAGCTCCAAAGGgaccaaaagaaggaaaagggtaAGGTAGTGGAGCCTCATGTTTCATCAGCAATGCCAGAATATTGTATTGGTATGTTTTTTATGCATTAATGTGAGAGAGTGATGCATGTATTTAAGGTTGGGGGTTTGATG contains the following coding sequences:
- the LOC114386265 gene encoding peroxidase 7-like, coding for MRLHYLTLFLLLVPLELSIIYGLSTLGNVPKKSFKPLLPPEALLSIGHYHTTCPDTEGIISQKVAAWVKKDPTLAPAIIRLHFHDCAVRDHLYKMVVITVMLLGPKLTSGLKIGSHGFGAKGCKRCKRVMDLVHLDVITPRTFDTTYYTNLMRKVGLLSTDQSLFSDARTAPFVEAFATQPFLFTSQFSVSMVKLGNVHVLTRPNEGEIRVNCNYVNTV